CCGCTCCACTCGCAAACGGACCGGTGGCCGCCGCCGCCACGCCCGAAACAAGCGCAAGTACGAACTCGGCGATCAGCCGACCGAGACCGAACTCGACGAGCCGCGCCTGAAGGTCGTCGACACGCGCGGCAACACCACGAAGATTCGTGCGATCAGCACCGACATCGCCAGCGTCGCCGATGGCGAGGAAGTCGTCGAGGCCGAGATCGAGAACGTCGTCGAGAACGACGCTAACCCCAACTACATCCGCCGAAACATCATCACCAAGGGCGCGGTCATCGAGACCAGCGCGGGTGAGGCTCGCGTCACCTCCCGCCCCGGCCAGGACGGGCAGGTCAACGCGGTCCTCGTCGAGTAGCTACCGACTACTATTGCGATCTGGATAGCCCTCTTAGCGACGCTTTTGTCCCCATCATCCTGATTCAGAAGTGGTGCGTGACGGGCGTTACCTGGCTCGGTCGACGGCCGTGCCACTGGTCCCGCACTTCTGGCCGTCGCATCGCGTCCCTGGAACGACCGACACGCCGCCGCTCACCCTCTCTGTGTCCTTTTTGCTATCGGTCTTGACGGCTACATAGCCGTCAGTAGATATCATATAAAGCCCCTCTTTAGGGTCCACTCTACACTCGGATAGATTGGGTCGGATCCGTCGGCCCTGTGAGTGATCATGCACGCGAAACCGACGTTCGACGACGCTGTTGTGCACCGGCGAATCGACGCCAGCGAGTGGCGCGGCATCTACGTGATCGGCGACGTCCACGGCTGCCGGGCGACGCTCGATCGGCTGCTGGAGCGTCTCGATCCGGCCGAGGCGGACCTCCTCGTGTTCGTCGGCGACCTCGTCAGGAAGGGGCCGGACAGCCAGGGCGTCGTCGAACGCGTCCGGCAGATGGACAACGCCGTGAGCGTTCTGGGCAACAACGAGGCCAAGGTCCTCCGCGGTGACAAGACGCTCCCGGAACTGACCGACGCCGACCACGACTACATCGAATCGATGCCCGTCGTGCTCTCCTGGGAAGACTCGATGGCCGTCCACGGCGGGATCGACCACCGCAAATCCCTTGCCAACCATTCCAGAGAGGATCTGCTGAACATGCGCTCGCTGACCGATTCCGGCGGCTACACTCGCCCGTACTGGTTCGAACAGCGCCGTGAGCGGCCGCGCGTCTTCTTCGGTCATACCGTTCTCGCTCACCCGTTCGAGACCGACTGCGCCGTAGGGCTGGATACCGGCTGTGTCTACGGCGGCCAGTTGACGGCCTACGACTGTACGCGCGCGGAATTCATCGCCGTCGACCCTGTCGAGACCCACGTGTCACGATCCGAGGACAGCATCG
The Halapricum salinum genome window above contains:
- a CDS encoding metallophosphoesterase family protein; this translates as MHAKPTFDDAVVHRRIDASEWRGIYVIGDVHGCRATLDRLLERLDPAEADLLVFVGDLVRKGPDSQGVVERVRQMDNAVSVLGNNEAKVLRGDKTLPELTDADHDYIESMPVVLSWEDSMAVHGGIDHRKSLANHSREDLLNMRSLTDSGGYTRPYWFEQRRERPRVFFGHTVLAHPFETDCAVGLDTGCVYGGQLTAYDCTRAEFIAVDPVETHVSRSEDSIVEPTPGFECLAD
- a CDS encoding 30S ribosomal protein S8e, with amino-acid sequence MKFQGRSTRKRTGGRRRHARNKRKYELGDQPTETELDEPRLKVVDTRGNTTKIRAISTDIASVADGEEVVEAEIENVVENDANPNYIRRNIITKGAVIETSAGEARVTSRPGQDGQVNAVLVE